In Labilithrix sp., a single genomic region encodes these proteins:
- the boxC gene encoding 2,3-epoxybenzoyl-CoA dihydrolase, which produces MAETAAAHEPVRFETHPDRYIHWKLDFPAEHGGKVARLAMDVKEDRGMRPGYPLKLNSYDLGVDVELADAIQRVRFEHPEVRAVVVTSAKDRIFCSGANIYMLGSSTHGFKVNFCKFTNETRLYLEEMSAESGIPTLCSLAGTASGGGYELAIACDEIVLADDGSSAVSFPEAPLLAVLPGTGGLTRLVDKRKIRKDLADAFSTIAEGVRGKRAVEWGLVDEAPPKAKLEEVTKKRLEALAGKATRKPFPAVKLPALDAKRSPEKIEYTHVTLELSPKARTAKLTMKAPATKQPSSPEELAKAGASAWAIQAFRELDDALLELRFNHPNIGVVAVETSGDAAAVLEVDAMLAKHKDDGLVREVTLLMKRVLKRMDLTAKSFFALATPGSAFAGSLLELALASDRVYMKDDPDAEVTMQASAMNAGPLPMSNGLTRLQTRFLKDPAAVSRVLEAGKMDTAAANERGLVTFAPDDIDWDDEIRIAFEERASMSPDAMTGMEASLRFAGPETMETKIFGRLSAWQNWIFQRPNAVGDRGALTLYGKPERPEFNFART; this is translated from the coding sequence ATGGCCGAGACCGCTGCAGCACACGAGCCGGTGCGCTTCGAGACGCACCCCGATCGCTACATCCACTGGAAGCTCGACTTCCCGGCCGAGCACGGCGGCAAGGTCGCGCGCCTCGCGATGGACGTGAAGGAGGACCGCGGCATGCGCCCCGGCTACCCGCTCAAGCTGAACTCGTACGACCTCGGCGTCGACGTCGAGCTCGCCGACGCGATCCAGCGCGTCCGCTTCGAGCACCCGGAGGTCCGCGCCGTCGTCGTCACGAGCGCGAAGGACCGCATCTTCTGCTCGGGCGCGAACATCTACATGCTCGGCAGCTCCACCCATGGCTTCAAGGTGAACTTCTGCAAGTTCACGAACGAGACGCGCCTCTACCTCGAGGAGATGAGCGCCGAGAGCGGCATCCCCACGCTCTGCTCCCTCGCCGGCACCGCGTCGGGCGGCGGCTACGAGCTCGCGATCGCGTGCGACGAGATCGTCCTCGCCGACGACGGATCGAGCGCGGTCTCCTTCCCCGAGGCCCCGCTCCTCGCGGTCCTCCCCGGCACCGGCGGCCTCACGCGCCTCGTCGACAAGCGGAAGATCCGGAAGGACCTCGCCGACGCGTTCTCCACCATCGCCGAAGGCGTCCGCGGCAAGCGCGCGGTGGAGTGGGGCCTCGTCGACGAAGCCCCGCCGAAGGCGAAGCTCGAAGAGGTGACGAAGAAGCGCCTCGAGGCGCTCGCCGGCAAGGCGACGCGCAAGCCCTTCCCCGCGGTGAAGCTCCCCGCGCTCGACGCGAAGCGCTCGCCGGAGAAGATCGAATACACGCACGTGACCTTGGAGCTCTCGCCGAAGGCGCGCACGGCGAAGCTCACGATGAAGGCGCCGGCGACGAAGCAGCCCTCGAGCCCGGAGGAGCTCGCGAAGGCGGGCGCGTCGGCGTGGGCGATCCAGGCGTTCCGCGAGCTCGACGACGCGCTGCTCGAGCTGCGCTTCAACCACCCGAACATCGGCGTCGTCGCGGTGGAGACGAGCGGCGACGCCGCCGCCGTCCTCGAGGTGGACGCGATGCTCGCGAAGCACAAGGACGACGGGCTCGTGCGCGAGGTCACGCTCCTGATGAAGCGCGTCCTCAAGCGGATGGACCTCACCGCGAAGAGCTTCTTCGCCCTCGCGACGCCGGGCTCCGCGTTCGCCGGCTCGCTCCTCGAGCTCGCGCTCGCGTCGGACCGCGTCTACATGAAGGACGATCCCGACGCCGAGGTCACGATGCAGGCGTCGGCGATGAACGCGGGGCCGCTCCCGATGTCGAACGGCCTCACGCGCCTCCAGACGCGGTTCCTCAAGGACCCGGCCGCGGTCTCCCGCGTGCTCGAGGCGGGCAAGATGGACACCGCCGCCGCGAACGAGCGCGGGCTCGTCACGTTCGCGCCCGACGACATCGACTGGGACGACGAGATCCGGATCGCGTTCGAGGAGCGCGCCTCGATGTCGCCCGACGCGATGACGGGGATGGAGGCGTCGCTCCGCTTCGCCGGCCCGGAGACGATGGAGACGAAGATCTTCGGCCGCCTCTCGGCGTGGCAGAACTGGATCTTCCAGCGCCCCAACGCGGTCGGCGATCGCGGCGCAT
- a CDS encoding helix-turn-helix domain-containing protein, with protein sequence MAEAQYTAVRRRSALLESLGLAVRERRAERALTLKALAAAAGVSERFLVQLEQGEGNISVARLEDVAEALGTTGAELLARAGRASRAGAAKPRSIALVGLRGAGKSSIGAALAKKLGVPFVELDEAIVREAQMTLATIFEIHGEAYYRAMERDVLRRILDDGKPSVIATGGSIVTDAETWGLLRSRARTVWLKATPREHWDRVVAQGDVRPMRGRPKAMNELKQLLTARTPLYEQADVTIDTSDLTPAKVVAGLLSTQSPSRDA encoded by the coding sequence GTGGCTGAAGCGCAGTATACTGCAGTGAGGCGCCGGAGCGCGCTCCTCGAGTCGCTCGGCCTCGCCGTGCGCGAGCGGCGCGCCGAGCGGGCGCTCACGCTGAAGGCGCTCGCGGCGGCGGCGGGCGTGAGCGAGCGCTTCCTCGTCCAGCTCGAGCAAGGGGAGGGGAACATCTCCGTCGCGCGGCTCGAGGACGTCGCGGAGGCGCTCGGCACGACCGGCGCGGAGCTCCTCGCGCGGGCCGGTCGCGCGTCGCGCGCGGGCGCCGCGAAGCCGCGGTCGATCGCGCTCGTCGGGCTCCGCGGCGCGGGGAAGAGCTCGATCGGCGCCGCGCTCGCGAAGAAGCTCGGCGTCCCGTTCGTCGAGCTCGACGAGGCGATCGTGCGCGAGGCGCAGATGACGCTCGCGACGATCTTCGAGATCCACGGCGAGGCGTACTACCGCGCGATGGAGCGCGACGTGCTCCGCCGCATCCTCGACGACGGCAAGCCCTCCGTGATCGCGACCGGCGGCTCGATCGTGACCGACGCGGAGACGTGGGGCCTCCTCCGTTCGCGCGCGCGCACGGTCTGGCTGAAGGCGACGCCGCGCGAGCACTGGGACCGCGTCGTCGCGCAAGGCGACGTGCGCCCGATGCGGGGGCGGCCGAAGGCGATGAACGAGCTGAAGCAGCTCCTCACCGCGCGCACGCCGCTCTACGAGCAGGCCGACGTCACGATCGACACGTCGGACCTCACGCCCGCGAAGGTCGTCGCGGGGCTCCTTTCGACGCAGTCCCCATCGCGCGACGCGTGA
- a CDS encoding 3,4-dehydroadipyl-CoA semialdehyde dehydrogenase, with protein sequence MNELASFISGTWQKGSGKKAELVNPSTEEVIATTSTEGLDLGAALAYARTKGGPALRAMSFVQRGEMLRAMSRAIHAKRDELIGLAIANGGNTRGDAKFDIDGAIGTLAAYADLAPELGDGFVLADGDGVQLGRGARLFGQHVWLPREGAAVHVNAFNFPAWGLAEKAATALLAGMPVVSKPATSTALVAHRIVEILVEAKVLPDGALSLVCGSPGDLLARLESQDVLAFTGSSITAAKLRANESVLTKATRINVEADSLNAAVLGPDVEVGSDVMNLFVADVAREMTQKTGQKCTAIRRIYVAKDRVSDVLDALKERLAAVKVGNPADEAMNMGPVSTAQQHADVKSGVAKLESCAKVVFGKTSGVHDKGYFTTPVLLHGADPKPGDAVHEHEVFGPVATVMPYAGVAGAVSLVAAGGGGLVTSVYSDDKDFLRSAVVGIAPYHGRIMIGSAKVAGQSLPPGMALPQLVHGGPGRAGGGEELGARRGMQLYMQRTALQGDRAILEALSGKKSAS encoded by the coding sequence ATGAACGAGCTCGCGAGCTTCATTTCCGGGACGTGGCAGAAGGGCAGCGGCAAGAAGGCCGAGCTCGTGAACCCCTCGACCGAGGAGGTCATCGCGACGACGTCGACCGAGGGCCTCGACCTCGGCGCCGCGCTCGCGTACGCGCGGACCAAGGGCGGCCCCGCCCTCCGCGCGATGTCCTTCGTCCAGCGCGGCGAGATGCTCCGCGCGATGTCGCGCGCGATCCACGCGAAGCGCGACGAGCTGATCGGCCTCGCGATCGCGAACGGCGGCAACACGCGCGGCGACGCGAAGTTCGACATCGACGGCGCGATCGGCACCCTCGCGGCCTACGCCGACCTCGCGCCCGAGCTCGGCGACGGCTTCGTCCTCGCCGACGGCGACGGCGTGCAGCTCGGTCGCGGCGCGCGCCTCTTCGGCCAGCACGTGTGGCTCCCGCGCGAGGGCGCCGCCGTCCACGTCAACGCGTTCAACTTCCCGGCGTGGGGGCTCGCCGAGAAGGCGGCGACCGCGCTCCTCGCCGGCATGCCGGTCGTGTCGAAGCCGGCGACGAGCACCGCGCTCGTCGCGCACCGCATCGTCGAGATCCTGGTCGAGGCGAAGGTGCTGCCCGACGGCGCGCTCTCGCTCGTGTGCGGCAGCCCCGGCGATCTGCTCGCGCGCCTCGAGTCGCAGGACGTCCTCGCGTTCACCGGCTCGAGCATCACCGCGGCGAAGCTGCGCGCGAACGAGAGCGTCCTCACGAAGGCGACGCGCATCAACGTCGAGGCCGACTCGCTGAACGCCGCCGTCCTCGGCCCCGACGTCGAGGTCGGCTCCGACGTCATGAACCTCTTCGTCGCCGACGTCGCGCGCGAGATGACGCAGAAGACGGGGCAGAAGTGCACCGCGATCCGTCGCATCTACGTCGCGAAGGACCGCGTCTCCGACGTGCTCGACGCGCTGAAAGAGCGCCTCGCGGCGGTGAAGGTCGGCAACCCCGCCGACGAGGCGATGAACATGGGCCCGGTGTCCACCGCGCAGCAGCACGCCGACGTGAAGAGCGGCGTCGCGAAGCTCGAGTCGTGCGCGAAGGTGGTGTTCGGCAAGACGAGCGGCGTGCACGACAAGGGCTACTTCACGACGCCGGTGCTCCTCCACGGCGCGGACCCGAAGCCGGGCGACGCGGTGCACGAGCACGAGGTGTTCGGGCCGGTCGCGACGGTGATGCCGTACGCCGGCGTCGCCGGCGCGGTGTCCCTCGTCGCGGCGGGCGGCGGCGGCCTCGTCACGAGCGTCTACTCGGACGACAAGGACTTCCTCCGCAGCGCCGTCGTCGGCATCGCGCCGTACCACGGCCGCATCATGATCGGCTCGGCGAAGGTCGCGGGCCAGTCGCTCCCCCCCGGCATGGCGCTCCCGCAGCTCGTCCACGGCGGCCCCGGCCGCGCCGGCGGCGGCGAAGAGCTCGGCGCGCGGCGCGGCATGCAGCTCTACATGCAGCGCACCGCGCTCCAGGGCGATCGCGCGATCCTCGAGGCGCTGAGCGGCAAGAAGAGCGCGAGCTAG
- a CDS encoding histidine kinase produces MAAVPSSRLPLVGPGGGILRSTVRALLVPRRAIPIALVVVPMTIIQDAYSRDPGAVPIALFLCGSFLLVAPMSWRALFPIDRPIGAGALGRVVVYAGIGAAVVFGVGWLMPLVLGIGRTFMTTSPSLAVCLALFWVGGWGLARDIDLEENLRRARARAEALAREADHAQLLALKSHLDPHFLFNTLNAIAEWCRADGLVAERAILQLSSMLRTMMTAIGTTTWPLAREVELVDALFALHAIRDPTLFTVERDVPDPLPNVEVPPMVLLPLVENAMKHGPLKRHKGVVRFVVKETEGGAIDVEIANPGTYTGPRAGGSGLPIVEKRLALAYGKSARFEIAADGDRTRTSVRLPRAVDLSVPSVRPPA; encoded by the coding sequence ATGGCCGCGGTTCCGTCGTCGCGCCTGCCGCTCGTCGGTCCGGGGGGAGGCATCCTTCGGTCGACCGTCAGGGCGCTCCTCGTGCCGCGTCGCGCGATCCCGATCGCGCTCGTCGTCGTGCCGATGACGATCATCCAGGACGCCTACAGCCGCGATCCCGGCGCGGTGCCGATCGCGCTCTTCCTCTGCGGAAGCTTCCTCCTCGTCGCGCCGATGTCGTGGCGCGCGCTCTTCCCGATCGATCGCCCGATCGGCGCCGGCGCGCTCGGGCGCGTCGTCGTCTACGCCGGCATCGGCGCGGCGGTCGTGTTCGGCGTGGGCTGGCTCATGCCGCTCGTCCTCGGGATCGGCCGCACCTTCATGACGACGTCGCCGAGCCTCGCGGTGTGCCTCGCGCTGTTCTGGGTCGGCGGCTGGGGGCTCGCGCGCGACATCGATCTCGAGGAGAACCTCCGCCGCGCCCGCGCCCGCGCGGAGGCGCTCGCGCGGGAGGCCGATCACGCGCAGCTCCTCGCGCTGAAGAGCCACCTCGATCCGCACTTCCTGTTCAACACGCTGAACGCGATCGCGGAGTGGTGCCGGGCCGACGGCCTCGTCGCCGAGCGCGCGATCCTCCAGCTCTCGTCGATGCTCCGCACGATGATGACCGCGATCGGCACCACGACGTGGCCGCTCGCGCGCGAGGTGGAGCTCGTCGACGCGCTCTTCGCCCTCCACGCCATCCGCGATCCCACCCTCTTCACGGTCGAGCGCGACGTGCCGGATCCGCTCCCGAACGTCGAGGTCCCGCCGATGGTGCTGTTGCCGCTGGTCGAGAACGCGATGAAGCACGGCCCGCTCAAGCGCCACAAAGGGGTGGTCCGCTTCGTCGTGAAGGAGACCGAGGGCGGCGCGATCGACGTGGAGATCGCCAATCCCGGTACGTACACCGGCCCGCGCGCCGGCGGCAGCGGGCTCCCGATCGTCGAGAAGCGCCTCGCGCTCGCGTACGGCAAATCCGCGCGCTTCGAGATCGCGGCCGACGGCGATCGGACCCGCACCAGCGTGCGCCTGCCGCGCGCGGTGGACCTCTCGGTTCCCAGCGTGCGGCCGCCCGCGTGA
- a CDS encoding response regulator transcription factor: protein MASIPLRVLVCDDELMARKRVLRLLGELGGIEATIECESGEEVLKRLAEEEIDVAIMDVNMPGLSGIETVLAMPEERPYVVFLTAHPEHAVKAFEIGAVDYVMKPVDDARLSKAIDRARTFLDQGAPKSEEPKLAKLAIATHDGAALVSPAEVTHATFDGTLVTVHTSTRTILTDDTLQDLEAKLGRAGSFERVHRRAILNLDHVERLESVDSGGYVACLPQGKRVDVSRQSARKLRRRLGLR from the coding sequence ATGGCCTCGATCCCGCTGCGCGTGCTCGTCTGCGACGACGAGCTGATGGCTCGGAAGCGCGTGCTCCGCCTCCTCGGCGAGCTCGGCGGCATCGAGGCGACGATCGAGTGCGAGAGCGGCGAGGAGGTGCTGAAGCGCCTCGCCGAGGAGGAGATCGACGTCGCGATCATGGACGTGAACATGCCGGGCCTCTCCGGGATCGAGACCGTGCTCGCGATGCCGGAGGAGCGCCCCTACGTCGTGTTCCTCACCGCGCACCCCGAGCACGCGGTGAAGGCCTTCGAGATCGGCGCGGTGGACTACGTGATGAAGCCGGTCGACGACGCGCGGCTCTCGAAGGCGATCGATCGCGCGCGCACCTTCCTCGATCAAGGCGCGCCGAAGAGCGAAGAGCCGAAGCTCGCGAAGCTCGCGATCGCGACGCACGACGGTGCGGCGCTCGTGAGCCCGGCGGAGGTGACGCATGCGACGTTCGACGGCACCCTCGTCACCGTCCACACGTCGACGCGCACGATCCTGACCGACGACACCCTCCAGGACCTGGAGGCGAAGCTCGGCCGGGCCGGCTCCTTCGAGCGGGTCCACCGCCGGGCGATCCTCAATCTCGACCACGTAGAGCGGCTGGAATCCGTCGATTCGGGGGGCTACGTGGCCTGCCTGCCCCAGGGAAAGCGGGTCGACGTTTCGCGTCAGAGTGCGCGAAAGCTGCGGAGACGTCTTGGTTTGCGGTAG
- a CDS encoding serine/threonine protein kinase → MGTVFAATHKNNGMRAAIKVLHAEYSRDSDTKSRFIQEGYAANQVGHAGVVRILDDDVTEEGAPFLVMELLEGELLEQRRIHAGGKLPVDEVVEVAEQLLDVIVAAHAKGIVHRDIKPDNIFVTNQGLLKVLDFGFARMRDSQRTERTATGFLLGTPGFMAPEQAAGHSDNVDARTDIWAIGATLFVLLTGQPVHEGESAAEMLVAAANFPVRPVGEIERGIPVKLRQTVDRALAFDRKDRWPDARSMLLAIRSLPGRRESPADDEGRTLMRPSPVDDARTVMRPSPAAGSVHEDATVMGKIEELPAEALESIYTPTSPLKAPPEAHPADQEQRTLAIDPDGPTIGVRAPSPSSTTQKVEKFPGAEEPTEHTVMMMSRPLPQNPLLAPPQPHVPPPSPSYPDLQHQQFQPPITGPLPRLATTNMTSIAHPKGGKGGSVLVFIAVAGITMVVVILTGLLVIIGTE, encoded by the coding sequence ATGGGTACGGTCTTCGCCGCCACGCACAAGAACAACGGCATGCGCGCGGCGATCAAGGTGCTCCACGCCGAGTACTCGCGCGACTCCGACACGAAGAGCCGCTTCATCCAGGAGGGCTACGCCGCGAACCAGGTCGGCCACGCCGGCGTCGTCCGCATCCTCGACGACGACGTGACGGAGGAGGGGGCGCCGTTCCTCGTCATGGAGCTGCTCGAGGGCGAGCTCCTCGAGCAGCGGCGGATCCACGCCGGCGGGAAGCTCCCCGTCGACGAGGTCGTCGAGGTCGCCGAGCAGCTGCTCGACGTCATCGTCGCCGCGCACGCGAAGGGGATCGTCCATCGCGACATCAAGCCGGACAACATCTTCGTCACGAACCAGGGCCTCCTGAAGGTCCTCGACTTCGGCTTCGCGCGCATGCGCGACAGCCAGCGCACGGAGCGCACCGCGACCGGCTTCCTCCTCGGCACGCCCGGCTTCATGGCGCCGGAGCAGGCGGCGGGGCACAGCGACAACGTCGACGCGCGCACCGACATCTGGGCGATCGGCGCGACGCTCTTCGTCCTCCTCACCGGGCAGCCCGTCCACGAAGGCGAGAGCGCGGCGGAGATGCTCGTCGCGGCGGCGAACTTCCCGGTGCGCCCCGTCGGCGAGATCGAGCGCGGCATTCCGGTGAAGCTGCGCCAGACCGTCGACCGCGCGCTCGCGTTCGATCGCAAGGACCGCTGGCCGGACGCGAGGTCGATGCTCCTCGCGATCCGCTCGTTGCCGGGGCGGCGAGAGAGCCCGGCCGACGACGAAGGCCGCACGTTGATGCGTCCTTCTCCCGTCGACGACGCGCGCACGGTGATGCGCCCTTCGCCCGCCGCCGGCTCGGTGCACGAGGACGCGACGGTGATGGGCAAGATCGAGGAGCTGCCCGCCGAGGCGCTCGAGTCGATCTACACCCCGACGTCTCCGCTGAAGGCCCCGCCCGAGGCGCACCCCGCCGATCAGGAGCAGCGCACCCTCGCGATCGATCCCGACGGCCCGACGATCGGCGTGCGGGCGCCGAGCCCGTCGTCGACGACGCAGAAGGTCGAGAAGTTCCCCGGCGCGGAGGAGCCGACCGAGCACACCGTCATGATGATGTCGCGGCCGCTGCCGCAGAACCCGCTCCTCGCGCCGCCGCAGCCGCACGTCCCGCCGCCGTCGCCGTCGTATCCGGACCTGCAACATCAGCAGTTCCAGCCGCCGATCACCGGTCCCTTGCCGCGGCTCGCGACGACGAACATGACGTCCATCGCGCACCCGAAGGGGGGCAAGGGCGGGAGCGTCCTCGTGTTCATCGCGGTGGCGGGGATCACGATGGTCGTCGTGATCTTGACGGGTTTGCTCGTCATCATCGGCACCGAATAG
- a CDS encoding OmpA family protein: MTFQRFIIGASTLAVLATVGCGAGTTQFQGAQAFSVVGVAPPPPPPPPPPPPPPPAPPPRVELKDNKIEFKEKIQFEVNKAIIKDESGSLLHDIAEVIIKNPQVKKISVEGHASKEGNAAANKKLSEDRAKAVVKWLIDKEKVNKDSLVAKGWGIEKPLDPGDSPEALEKNRRVEFLVVEQDVTQKKVEIDPKTGKEKVLETKTESIKAPAAPAEPAKPAPAPAGGAKPTPTPAPVTAPKPAEKK; encoded by the coding sequence ATGACTTTCCAACGCTTCATCATCGGTGCATCGACGCTGGCCGTACTGGCCACGGTCGGCTGCGGCGCGGGCACGACGCAGTTCCAGGGCGCGCAGGCCTTCTCCGTCGTCGGCGTCGCGCCGCCGCCTCCGCCGCCCCCACCGCCGCCGCCGCCTCCTCCTCCCGCGCCTCCGCCGCGCGTGGAGCTGAAGGACAACAAGATCGAGTTCAAGGAGAAGATCCAGTTCGAGGTCAACAAGGCGATCATCAAGGACGAGTCGGGCTCGCTTCTTCACGACATCGCGGAGGTCATCATCAAGAACCCGCAGGTGAAGAAGATCTCCGTCGAGGGTCACGCCTCGAAGGAGGGCAACGCCGCCGCGAACAAGAAGCTCTCCGAGGACCGCGCGAAGGCGGTCGTGAAGTGGCTCATCGACAAGGAGAAGGTCAACAAGGACTCTCTCGTGGCGAAGGGCTGGGGCATCGAGAAGCCGCTCGATCCGGGTGACTCGCCGGAGGCGCTCGAGAAGAACCGCCGCGTCGAGTTCCTCGTCGTCGAGCAGGACGTGACGCAGAAGAAGGTCGAGATCGACCCGAAGACCGGCAAGGAGAAGGTCCTCGAGACGAAGACCGAGTCCATCAAGGCGCCCGCCGCACCGGCCGAGCCGGCGAAGCCTGCGCCTGCGCCGGCTGGCGGCGCGAAGCCCACCCCGACCCCGGCGCCGGTGACGGCCCCGAAGCCCGCGGAGAAGAAGTGA
- a CDS encoding AgmX/PglI C-terminal domain-containing protein: protein MNKSSYSILSLVAFASLTGCGFAVRSPEMYRDDTQKVLETKSADIKACYDGILQGKPGVGGRVTVKFEVEPDTGKIKNVTVDQPNSNAPPEVGDCVKRSIEGLAISPPDANLGQAAFVYEFSQPPPPPAPPPAKT, encoded by the coding sequence ATGAACAAGAGCTCCTACTCCATCCTCTCGCTCGTCGCGTTCGCGTCGCTCACGGGCTGCGGCTTCGCCGTGCGCTCGCCGGAGATGTACCGCGACGACACGCAGAAGGTGCTCGAGACGAAGAGCGCCGACATCAAGGCTTGCTACGACGGCATCCTGCAGGGGAAGCCGGGCGTCGGCGGCCGCGTCACCGTGAAGTTCGAGGTCGAGCCGGACACCGGCAAGATCAAGAACGTGACCGTCGATCAGCCGAACAGCAACGCGCCGCCCGAGGTGGGTGACTGCGTGAAGCGCTCGATCGAGGGCCTCGCGATCAGCCCGCCCGACGCGAACCTCGGCCAGGCCGCGTTCGTGTACGAGTTCTCGCAGCCCCCGCCGCCCCCGGCCCCCCCGCCCGCGAAGACCTGA
- a CDS encoding response regulator, which translates to MNEQKTILLVEDNRDDEELTIRALRKHQIAIEVVVARDGAEALDLLLPSGEAIATQLPQVVLLDLNLPKIAGLDVLRQVRADPRTRALPIVVLTSSKEEEDVAQSYALGANAYVRKPVDFQQFSEAVKTLGLFWLHFNELPPSRPRAS; encoded by the coding sequence ATGAACGAACAGAAGACGATCCTGCTCGTCGAAGACAACCGCGACGACGAAGAGCTCACGATCCGCGCGCTGAGGAAGCATCAGATCGCGATCGAGGTCGTGGTCGCGCGAGACGGCGCGGAGGCGCTCGACCTCCTCCTCCCTTCCGGCGAGGCGATCGCGACGCAGCTCCCTCAGGTGGTGCTGCTCGACCTCAACCTCCCGAAGATCGCGGGCCTCGACGTGCTTCGTCAGGTGCGCGCCGATCCGCGCACGCGCGCGCTGCCGATCGTCGTCCTGACCTCGTCGAAGGAGGAGGAGGACGTGGCGCAGAGCTACGCGCTGGGCGCGAACGCGTACGTGCGCAAGCCGGTCGACTTCCAGCAGTTCAGCGAGGCGGTAAAGACGCTCGGACTCTTCTGGCTCCACTTCAACGAGCTCCCGCCTTCGCGACCACGAGCCTCCTGA